A genomic stretch from Helianthus annuus cultivar XRQ/B chromosome 1, HanXRQr2.0-SUNRISE, whole genome shotgun sequence includes:
- the LOC110873940 gene encoding callose synthase 1 encodes MASNRRGSNQPPGGRLLRTQTAGNLGAESMMDSEVVPSSLVTIAPILRVANEVEPSNPRVAYLCRFYAFEKAHRLDPTSSGRGVRQFKTALLQRLEREDETTLAGRTKSDAREMQSFYRHYYGKYIQALQNADKADRTRLTKAYQTAAVLFEVLKAVNLHEAVEVADEDVEVHKKVAEKTEMYAPYNILPLDPDSSNQAVMRYPEIQASVSALRNTRGLPWPKGYNRKVDEDILDWLQHMFGFQKDNVSNQREHLILLLANVHIRKFTKPGEQPKLDDVAVDEVMNKMFRNYQKWCEYLGRKHSLWFPNIQKEVQQRKLLYMGLYLLIWGEAANLRFMPECLCYIYHHMAFELYGMLAGSVSSVTGENVKPAYGGEKEAFLKKVVTPIYDTIAKEAEKSRGGKTKHSQWRNYDDLNEYFWSVDCFRLGWPMRADADFFHVSQEARDNDIEKPASRGRWIGKINFVEIDSYWHIFRSFDRMWSFFILCLQAMIIIAWNGSGNLSSIFDAKVFKRVMSIFITAAILKLAQAVIDLVMMWKARFSMSFHVKLRYILKVVSAAVWVIVLPVTYSYSLDNPSGFGETMKSWFGSGASSPSLFVLAIVIYLSPNMLSALLFLLPFVRRYLERSDYRLVRFIMWWSQLPLYVGRGMHEDPLSLIKYTFFWVILIVAKLAFSYYLEIKPLVGPTKAIMRVHINRYQWHEFFPQAKNNLGVVLALWAPIILVYFMDTQIWYAIFSTIFGGFYGAFRRLGEIRTLEMLRSRFEQLPVAFNDCLIPEVRSERTRKGLKATLSSRFTNKATSKKEDAARFAQTWNKIITSFREEDIINNREMDLLLMPYRADMQLNLIQWPPFLLASKLPIALDMAKDSNGRDSELQKRLNSDTYMVYAVRECYASCRNIMNDLVLGDREKAVLNEIFEIVDKHIDEGSVLSPTIGLDMSELPSLTVQFVKLIEYLIKNDKDDKDEVVIVLLNMLEVVTRDIIVNESISSLMESTHGGAYGNDEGPQDKRYQKFFAALNFPVTQNAEAWKEKITRLHLLLTEKESAMDVPSNIEARRRISFFSNSLFMDMPAAPKVRNMISFSVLTPYFNEDVLFSMDALEKPNEDGVSILFYLQKIFPDEWDNFLERVGYKNEDELKDHPDMADHLRHWASYRGQTLTKTVRGMMYYRQALELQAFLDMAKDDELMKGYKAASSNTEEYLSNERSLMTQCQAVVDMKFSYVVSCQQYGIQKRAADSRAHDILRLMTTYPSLRVAYIDEVEETSDEKLKKVVDKVSYYSVLVKAVPKSGDSSDLVQNQDQVIYRIKLPGPAILGEGKPENQNHAIIFTRGEGLQTIDMNQDNYMEEAFKMRNLLQEFLVTHGVRTPTILGLREHIFTGSVSSLAWFMSNQETSFVTIGQRLLANPLKVRFHYGHPDVFERLFHLTRGGVSKASRIVNLSEDIFAGFNSTLRGGNVTHHEYIQVGKGRDVGLNQISLFEAKIANGNGEQTMSRDIYRLGHRFDFFRMLSCYFTTVGFYFNTLLTVLIVYVFLYGRLYLVLSGLERELTTNRAVINDKPLQVALASQSFFQIGFLMALPMMMEIGLERGFHKAFTDFVLMQLQLASVFFTFSLGTKTHYYGRTLLHGGAQYRPTGRGFVVFHAKFAENYRLYSRSHFVKGLELLILLVVYEVFGQSYRGSIAYILITVSMWFMVGSWLFAPFLFNPSGFEWQKIVDDWTDWSKWISNRGGIGVSVDKSWESWWEKEQEHLISSGVRGRITEMVLALRFFIYQFGLVYHLSLTESKSFLVYGISWLVIIGALVVMKSMSYWRKTLSADYQLLFRLINGFIVVAFASTLIILIALPHMTLKDIIICILAFLPTGWGLLLIAQALKPVLRHSGMWSSIRSLAQYYEIIMGLLLFTPVAFLAWFPFVSEFQTRMLFNQAFSRGLQISRILGGGQKKDKSSNSKE; translated from the exons ATGGCTTCCAATCGAAGAGGGTCCAATCAGCCGCCAGGTGGCAGGCTGCTGCGGACTCAAACAGCTGGTAATTTGGGCGCGGAGTCGATGATGGATAGTGAAGTGGTGCCTTCATCTCTTGTTACAATTGCACCTATTCTTCGTGTTGCTAATGAAGTTGAACCCAGCAACCCAAGGGTTGCCTATCTTT GTCGATTCTATGCCTTTGAGAAAGCACATAGACTAGATCCAACATCAAGTGGTCGTGGTGTTCGTCAGTTCAAAACCGCCCTACTTCAACGCTTAGAAAGG GAAGATGAAACAACATTAGCGGGACGGACAAAGAGTGATGCTCGTGAGATGCAGAGCTTTTATCGACATTATTATGGAAAATACATTCAAGCCTTACAAAATGCTGATAAAGCTGACCG TACACGTCTTACAAAAGCTTATCAAACAGCTGCTGTTCTGTTTGAGGTATTAAAGGCTGTCAATCTCCATGAAGCTGTTGAGGTGGCAGATGAG GATGTGGAAGTACACAAGAAGGTTGCTGAGAAAACAGAAATGTATGCTCCGTACAATATACTTCCACTTGATCCTGACAGTTCAAATCAAGCAGTTATGAGATATCCAGAG ATACAAGCTTCTGTCTCTGCTCTTCGTAATACCAGAGGTCTGCCATGGCCAAAAGGCTACAATAGGAAAGTGGATGAAGACATTTTGGATTGGCTACAACATATGTTTGGTTTTCAG AAAGATAATGTCTCGAATCAAAGGGAGCACTTGATCTTGTTATTGGCAAATGTCCATATTCGAAAATTCACAAAGCCTGGCGAACAACCTAAG TTGGATGATGTTGCTGTTGATGAAGTTATGAATAAAATGTTTAGAAATTATCAGAAGTGGTGTGAATATTTAGGTCGCAAGCATAGTCTTTG GTTCCCAAATATCCAAAAAGAAGTGCAACAAAGGAAACTTCTATACATGGGTTTATATCTTCTCATATGGGGTGAAGCTGCAAACTTGAGATTTATGCCAGAGTGTCTTTGCTACATCTACCACCAT ATGGCATTTGAACTTTACGGTATGCTGGCTGGTAGTGTGAGTTCGGTGACTGGAGAGAATGTTAAGCCTGCTTATGGGGGTGAAAAGGAGGCTTTCTTGAAGAAAGTCGTGACTCCTATCTACGATACAATTGCAAAG GAAGCTGAAAAAAGCAGAGGAGGAAAGACAAAACATTCTCAATGGAGAAATTATGATGATCTAAATGAGTACTTCTG GTCAGTTGATTGTTTCCGTCTAGGGTGGCCAATGCGTGCTGATGCTGATTTCTTTCATGTGTCTCAAGAAGCTAGGGATAATGAT ATAGAAAAACCTGCAAGCAGGGGTCGTTGGATAGGGAAGATTAATTTTGTTGAAATAGATTCATATTGGCATATATTTAGGAGCTTTGATAGGATGTGGAGCTTTTTCATCTTATGTTTACAG GCAATGATTATCATAGCATGGAATGGGTCTGGTAATCTAAGTTCCATCTTTGATGCAAAAGTGTTCAAGAGAGTAATGAGCATCTTCATCACGGCAGCAATTTTGAAACTTGCACAAG CTGTGATTGATCTTGTGATGATGTGGAAAGCAAGGTTTAGCATGTCATTTCATGTCAAACTTCGATACATTTTGAAGGTTGTTTCAGCAGCAGTTTGGGTTATAGTTTTACCAGTGACATATTCTTATAGTTTGGATAATCCTTCTGGATTTGGAGAAACCATGAAAAGCTGGTTTGGTAGTGGAGCAAGTTCCCCATCTTTATTCGTTTTGGCAATTGTTATTTATTTGTCTCCAAACATGCTTTCTGCATTGTTGTTTCTCTTACCGTTTGTCCGTCGGTATTTGGAGAGATCGGATTACAGACTCGTGAGGTTCATCATGTGGTGGTCACAG CTTCCGCTTTACGTTGGGAGGGGAATGCATGAAGACCCTCTTTCCCTAATTAA GTACACATTCTTCTGGGTTATCCTCATAGTAGCAAAGCTGGCTTTCAGTTACTACTTAGAG ATAAAGCCTCTAGTGGGTCCTACAAAAGCAATAATGCGAGTTCACATTAACCGTTACCAATGGCATGAGTTCTTCCCCCAAG CTAAAAACAATCTTGGCGTTGTCCTTGCACTCTGGGCTCCTATTATTCTT GTGTATTTCATGGACACTCAAATTTGGTATGCCATTTTTTCCACAATATTTGGTGGCTTCTATGGTGCATTTCGCCGTCTTGGAGAG ataCGAACCTTGGAAATGTTGAGAAGCCGATTCGAGCAACTGCCAGTTGCATTCAATGATTGCTTAATTCCAGAAGTAAGAAGTGAAAGGACTAGAAAGGGCCTCAAGGCCACTCTATCAAGTAGATTCACAAATAAG GCCACATCTAAAAAAGAGGATGCAGCAAGGTTTGCTCAGACATGGAATAAAATAATCACAAGTTTCAGGGAGGAAGATATAATAAATAATAG ggAAATGGACCTGTTACTCATGCCATACCGGGCAGATATGCAGTTGAATCTTATTCAGTGGCCTCCATTTTTGCTTGCTAGCAAG CTTCCTATAGCATTAGATATGGCAAAGGATAGTAATGGAAGAGATTCTGAACTGCAAAAGAGGCTGAATTCAGACACTTATATGGTCTATGCGGTCCGCGAATGCTATGCTTCATGCAGAAATATTATGAATGATCTAGTTTTGGGGGATCGAGAGAAGGC TGTTTTGAACGAGATATTTGAGATAGTGGACAAGCACATAGATGAGGGATCAGTGTTAAGCCCGACGATCGGGCTTGATATGAGCGAACTGCCTAGCCTCACTGTTCAGTTTGTTAAACTTATTGAGTACTTG ATAAAAAATGATAAAGATGACAAGGATGAAGTTGTAATTGTGTTACTTAACATGTTGGAGGTGGTGACGAGAGACATAATAGTAAACGAGTCAATTTCTAG TTTGATGGAATCAACTCATGGTGGTGCTTATGGAAATGACGAAGGACCACAAGATAAACGCTATCAGAAATTCTTTGCAGCTCTTAATTTTCCAGTTACACAAAATGCAGAAGCATGGAAAGAGAAA ATAACAAGGCTACATCTTTTGCTGACTGAAAAAGAATCTGCTATGGATGTGCCATCAAACATAGAAGCCAGAAGGCGTATTTCTTTCTTTTCAAATTCACTGTTTATGGACATGCCTGCAGCACCCAAAGTTCGAAACATGATATCTTTCTC GGTTCTTACACCTTACTTCAATGAGGATGTTCTTTTCTCTATGGATGCCTTGGAAAAGCCAAATGAAGATGGGGTTTCCATCCTCTTTTACTTGCAAAAAATTTTCCCAG ACGAATGGGATAATTTCCTTGAACGAGTGGGCTACAAAAATGAAGATGAACTGAAAGATCATCCAGATATGGCGGATCATCTTCGACATTGGGCATCATATAGAGGTCAAACGCTAACTAAAACCG TACGCGGTATGATGTATTATCGCCAAGCATTGGAACTTCAAGCTTTCCTTGACATGGCAAAAGATGATG AGTTGATGAAAGGTTATAAGGCTGCTTCATCTAATACTGAAGAATATTTAAGCAACGAACGATCGTTAATGACACAGTGTCAAGCAGTGGTGGATATGAAGTTTTCGTATGTTGTATCTTGCCAACAATATGGCATCCAAAAACGAGCAGCAGATTCGCGTGCCCATGATATTTTAAGGCTCATGACAAC GTACCCTTCTCTTCGTGTTGCCTATATTGATGAGGTTGAAGAAACTAGTGATGAAAAACTGAAAAAAGTGGTTGACAAGGTTTCTTATTATTCAGTTCTTGTGAAAGCTGTACCAAAGTCCGGTGACTCTTCTGATCTAGTTCAAAACCAAGATCAG GTTATATATCGTATAAAACTTCCCGGGCCTGCCATATTGGGTGAGGGAAAGCCAGAAAACCAAAACCATGCAATAATTTTTACACGCGGCGAGGGCCTGCAAACAATAGATATGAACCAG GATAACTACATGGAAGAAGCATTTAAAATGAGGAACCTGCTTCAAGAGTTTCTTGTCACACATGGCGTGCGGACCCCAACCATTCTTGGGCTTAGGGAGCATATATTCACTGGCAG TGTTTCTTCTCTTGCATGGTTCATGTCAAATCAAGAGACAAGTTTTGTAACTATTGGGCAAAGACTGTTGGCCAACCCGTTAAA AGTGAGATTTCATTACGGGCATCCAGATGTGTTTGAAAGACTGTTTCACTTGACCAGAGGAGGTGTGAGCAAGGCTTCTAGAATTGTTAACCTAAGTGAGGATATATTTGCAG gTTTCAATTCTACATTACGTGGAGGAAATGTTACTCATCATGAATACATACAAGTTGGTAAAGGGAGAGATGTTGGTCTCAACCAAATCTCATTATTCGAGGCAAAAATAGCCAACGGAAACGGGGAACAAACAATGAGCCGTGACATATATAGGCTTGGACACCGTTTTGATTTCTTTCGCATGCTCTCTTGCTATTTCACGACCGTTGGATTCTATTTCAATACACTT CTCACTGTGCTTATCGTATATGTCTTTCTCTACGGCCGCCTTTATCTTGTTCTCAGTGGACTGGAGAGAGAACTAACGACAAACAGGGCAGTTATTAACGATAAACCCCTTCAAGTAGCTCTTGCTTCTCAGTCTTTTTTCCAAATCGGCTTTCTGATGGCACTACCAATGATGATGGAAATCGGTCTTGAAAGAGGCTTTCATAAAGCGTTTACCGATTTTGTTCTCATGCAACTGCAATTAGCTTCTGTATTTTTCAccttttcacttggaacaaaaACCCATTATTACGGACGAACTTTACTTCACGGTGGTGCACAGTACCGACCTACAGGCCGTGGATTTGTCGTGTTTCACGCTAAGTTTGCCGAAAATTACAGACTCTACTCTCGAAGCCACTTTGTCAAGGGCCTGGAGCTTTTGATATTACTTGTTGTCTATGAAGTTTTCGGTCAATCTTATAGAGGTTCAATCGCATACATATTGATTACAGTGTCAATGTGGTTTATGGTGGGATCATGGCTTTTTGCTCCCTTTCTTTTTAATCCCTCGGGATTTGAGTGGCAAAAGATTGTTGATGACTGGACAGATTGGAGTAAGTGGATAAGCAACCGTGGTGGAATCGGTGTTTCGGTTGATAAAAGTTGGGAATCATGGTGGGAAAAAGAACAAGAACATCTTATATCTTCTGGGGTACGCGGTAGGATCACGGAGATGGTTTTGGCGCTTCGGTTCTTTATATATCAGTTTGGGCTTGTGTATCACCTCAGCTTAACCGAGAGCAAAAGTTTTCTG GTTTATGGAATTTCATGGCTTGTGATCATTGGAGCACTTGTTGTAATGAAG AGCATGTCATATTGGAGAAAAACACTTAGTGCTGATTATCAGCTTCTATTTAGATTGATCAACGGTTTTATTGTGGTCGCATTTGCCTCAACTCTAATTATCTTGATTGCACTACCTCATATGACACTGAAGGATATAATTATATGCATCCTCGCATTCCTGCCTACCGGCTGGGGACTACTTCTG ATTGCACAAGCTTTGAAGCCAGTCCTGAGACATTCTGGAATGTGGTCATCAATCAGAAGCTTAGCACAATACTATGAAATAATCATGGGCTTGCTTCTGTTCACCCCGGTTGCATTTCTTGCTTGGTTCCCATTTGTTTCAGAATTCCAAACGCGTATGTTGTTCAACCAAGCCTTCAGCAGAGGTCTGCAAATTTCGCGTATTCTTGGTGGTGGTCAAAAGAAAGACAAATCTTCCAACAGTAAAGAGTGA
- the LOC110938727 gene encoding metacaspase-4, with translation MGKKAVLIGCNYTGTKAELKGCVNDVKRMHRSLIDRYGFAEGDIKVLIDADESYTQPTGRNIRQALSDLISSADSGDILFVHYSGHGTRLPAETGEDDDTGYDECIVPCDMNLITDDDFRELVDKVPQGCTITIVSDSCHSGGLIDQAKEQIGESFNDDSENKQDNPDQPGFVGNIIQKTGDALKSAFQREDGGDDVEGTTVENRSLPLETLVDILKQKTGNNDITVGNVRPTLFDMFGEDSSPKVKKFMKVLLDSFNSIVGGGGDSAVGGGDGSGGDSGGGGFMGMVNGLAQQFLKQKLESNAEYGKPAMETEVGSKQEAYAGSKQKKLPENGILISGCQTDQTSADATKSAESYGALSHTIQTILEELDGKVISNREIVVKARNMLKSQGFKQRPGLYCEDKHADAPFICSA, from the exons ATGGGGAAAAAGGCGGTGTTGATCGGATGTAACTACACCGGAACAAAGGCAGAGCTCAAAGGATGTGTGAATGATGTCAAGAGAATGCATCGGTCCCTAATCGACCGTTATGGCTTCGCAGAAGGTGACATCAAGGTACTTATCGATGCGGACGAGTCATATACCCAACCCACGGGCCGTAACATCCGCCAAGCGCTTTCGGATCTTATTAGCTCGGCTGACTCAGGGGACATCCTTTTTGTTCATTATAGCGGCCATGGCACTCGACTTCCAGCCGAGACCGGTGAAGATGATGATACCGGTTATGATGAATGCATTGTGCCTTGTGATATGAATCTCATTACTG ATGATGACTTCAGGGAGCTCGTAGACAAAGTACCTCAAGGATGCACAATAACCATCGTATCTGATTCATGCCATAGTGGTGGACTTATAGATCAAGCTAAGGAGCAAATTGGCGAAAGCTTCAACGACGATTCCGAAAACAAACAAGACAATCCCGACCAACCAGGTTTCGTCGGCAACATCATCCAAAAGACCGGTGACGCATTAAAGTCTGCATTCCAGCGCGAAGATGGTGGCGATGACGTCGAGGGCACCACCGTCGAAAATCGCTCGTTGCCTCTGGAAACCCTCGTGGATATCCTAAAACAAAAAACCGGCAATAACGATATAACTGTTGGCAATGTACGACCAACTTTGTTTGATATGTTCGGTGAAGATTCGAGTCCGAAGGTGAAGAAGTTCATGAAGGTCCTCTTAGACAGCTTCAATAGCATTGTCGGGGGTGGCGGTGATAGTGCTGTTGGTGGCGGTGATGGCAGCGGCGgagacagtggtggtggtggttttatGGGGATGGTGAATGGTTTGGCTCAACAatttttgaagcagaagttggaGAGCAACGCGGAGTATGGAAAACCGGCAATGGAAACGGAGGTTGGAAGCAAGCAAGAAGCATATGCGGGATCAAAGCAAAAGAAGCTGCCGGAAAATGGGATTTTGATTAGTGGTTGTCAGACGGATCAGACGTCGGCGGATGCGACTAAGTCGGCTGAATCATATGGTGCACTAAGCCATACAATTCAAACAATTTTGGAGGAGTTGGATGGGAAGGTTATAAGTAATCGTGAGATTGTTGTCAAGGCTAGGAATATGTTGAAGAGTCAAGGGTTTAAGCAACGACCAGGGCTTTATTGTGAGGATAAACATGCTGATGCCCCTTTCATTTGTTCTGCATAA